In Betaproteobacteria bacterium, one genomic interval encodes:
- a CDS encoding cell envelope integrity protein TolA, which yields MAATYPPNMPRPSGQSRQVARSEPGKLPAALLALIVHAGFFAVIVFGVSWQVRHPDPVMAELWDQLPSLRKEPEPPAPPPPPPEPEPEVKKIIEPPVEKPLPPQPSKADIQLKAKKEKAEREKVERERLEKQKQIDLEKKRKEEEAQKKAAKAADDKAKAEQALREAAASASRNAAVQDYAGKIAALIRSRANIPDTVSGKPALTVRLRLLVNGVIFDAQVIKPSGNRVYDEAVERAINGIRQWPLPENAELFGNRRELNLNIEHER from the coding sequence ATGGCAGCGACTTACCCACCGAACATGCCGCGTCCTTCCGGGCAATCCAGGCAGGTTGCGCGTAGCGAACCTGGCAAATTGCCGGCGGCCTTGCTGGCGCTCATCGTTCATGCCGGTTTCTTTGCCGTTATCGTGTTTGGTGTGTCGTGGCAGGTGAGGCACCCGGACCCGGTGATGGCGGAGTTGTGGGATCAGTTGCCATCTTTGCGCAAGGAACCCGAACCTCCCGCGCCGCCACCCCCGCCACCGGAACCCGAACCGGAAGTGAAAAAAATCATTGAACCGCCGGTTGAAAAACCGCTGCCGCCGCAGCCCAGCAAGGCCGATATTCAGTTGAAAGCAAAGAAAGAAAAGGCCGAGCGCGAAAAGGTAGAACGCGAACGCCTTGAGAAGCAAAAGCAAATCGATCTCGAGAAGAAGCGCAAGGAAGAAGAGGCGCAAAAGAAAGCGGCCAAGGCGGCCGATGACAAGGCCAAAGCCGAGCAGGCATTACGCGAAGCGGCGGCAAGTGCGTCGCGCAATGCAGCCGTGCAGGACTACGCCGGCAAGATCGCCGCCCTGATTCGCAGCCGCGCAAATATTCCCGATACGGTCTCGGGCAAGCCGGCGCTGACCGTTCGCTTGCGATTACTGGTGAACGGCGTGATCTTTGATGCGCAGGTCATCAAACCGTCCGGCAACCGTGTGTATGATGAAGCAGTCGAACGCGCCATCAACGGCATCCGCCAATGGCCATTACCGGAAAATGCGGAACTTTTTGGTAACCGGCGTGAACTTAACCTTAATATCGAACACGAGCGGTAG